From Treponema sp. J25, a single genomic window includes:
- a CDS encoding FAD:protein FMN transferase: protein MKNPSYAYFCSSKKKLSSFFLQLKKRLLVGWAVVLGVFVSCAAPSSPQTEFVLGTVCSINLFEYGRPERYRALFARLREIEDRMSVNKTGTELDAVNEAAGRAPVPVHPDTYYVVEKALEYARVSGGAFDPTVGPLVKLWGIGTEDAHVPNPSEIEGALKKIDYQKVLLDSEHHTIYLTEEGMALDLGAIAKGFAADELAAMLRQWRIRRALIDLGGNILVVGEKQDGSPWRIGVQDPRSGRGEYIGIVQIKRDKTTVTSGVYERYFEQNGKRYHHILSTRDGYPVQNGLLSVTIVADRSIDADALSTTVFALGYEKGLSLLEPLDVGGIFIFENQEVAVTRNLSSQFQLTNTAYRLSPPR from the coding sequence ATGAAAAACCCATCCTACGCATATTTTTGTTCTTCAAAAAAGAAACTATCTTCTTTCTTTCTACAACTTAAAAAGCGACTCCTGGTGGGCTGGGCGGTGGTGTTAGGTGTTTTCGTTTCCTGTGCCGCTCCCTCTTCCCCACAGACTGAATTCGTCCTTGGAACCGTTTGTTCCATCAACCTGTTTGAGTATGGCAGACCTGAACGGTACCGGGCTCTGTTTGCGCGACTTCGGGAAATCGAAGACCGGATGAGTGTCAATAAAACAGGTACCGAACTTGATGCGGTTAATGAAGCGGCCGGCCGCGCTCCGGTACCGGTGCATCCTGACACGTACTACGTGGTTGAAAAGGCCCTCGAATATGCCCGCGTGTCCGGTGGGGCCTTCGACCCTACTGTGGGTCCCCTGGTAAAACTATGGGGCATCGGTACAGAGGATGCCCATGTTCCTAATCCCTCAGAAATTGAAGGGGCCTTAAAGAAAATCGATTACCAGAAGGTTCTCTTAGATTCGGAGCACCACACTATCTATCTTACAGAAGAGGGGATGGCCCTTGACCTTGGAGCGATCGCTAAGGGTTTTGCGGCGGATGAACTGGCGGCCATGTTGCGGCAATGGCGGATTCGCCGGGCCCTGATAGACCTGGGGGGGAATATCCTTGTGGTGGGAGAAAAACAGGATGGCAGTCCCTGGCGAATTGGGGTCCAGGATCCCCGCTCGGGGCGGGGCGAGTACATTGGGATTGTTCAGATAAAAAGAGATAAAACGACGGTAACCAGCGGTGTATACGAGCGATACTTTGAACAAAATGGTAAACGCTATCATCATATCCTTTCTACTCGAGACGGGTACCCCGTACAGAACGGTCTTCTTTCGGTCACCATTGTGGCGGACCGTTCGATAGATGCGGATGCCCTTTCCACTACCGTGTTTGCCCTGGGATACGAAAAGGGGCTTTCTCTCCTTGAACCCCTTGATGTAGGGGGAATTTTTATTTTTGAAAATCAAGAGGTGGCGGTAACACGAAATCTTTCTTCCCAATTTCAATTGACCAATACGGCCTATAGGTTAAGCCCCCCGAGGTAA